In one window of Echeneis naucrates chromosome 17, fEcheNa1.1, whole genome shotgun sequence DNA:
- the tmem275a gene encoding transmembrane protein 275 has translation MVITDRNTGTPLPKKETQKKKRRKSRPHGLPSPALCCACGLCIMLAGLNITLVGAFAFSTLVPSANPPIIIGPILLLVAFTFFGACCICSRLPPPHSSRRSKVGGRGMGLMGHGGLTGGAAFEIETSEHTLQDTTAVQLSPTSSPGSSRASSPEKEAPDASLPGSCKLFTMETNGPSSVSATAVYSASTSAGGEVRLNLPREDVVT, from the coding sequence ATGGTCATCACTGATAGAAACACAGGCACCCCTCTACCTAAAAAGGAGacccagaagaagaagaggaggaagtctCGCCCTCATGGCCTTCCCTCTCCGGCACTCTGCTGTGCGTGTGGCCTATGCATCATGCTGGCTGGACTCAACATCACTCTCGTGGGAGCGTTCGCCTTCAGCACACTGGTGCCTTCTGCCAACCCGCCAATCATCATCGGACCTATCCTTCTGCTGGTGGCCTTTACATTTTTTGGGGCCTGTTGCATTTGCAGCCGCCTGCCCCCACCCCACAGCTCACGGAGGTCTAAGGTGGGTGGCAGGGGGATGGGGTTGATGGGACATGGTGGGCTAACTGGTGGGGCAGCATTTGAAATTGAGACCAGCGAGCACACACTGCAGGATACTACAGCCGTGCAGCTAAGCCCCACATCCTCCCCTGGATCATCCCGAGCATCCAGCCCAGAAAAGGAAGCTCCTGATGCATCCCTACCAGGTTCCTGCAAGCTTTTCACCATGGAGACCAATGGCccttcttctgtttctgccACCGCAGTCTACTCAGCCTCGACGTCAGCAGGAGGGGAGGTGAGGCTCAACTTGCCACGTGAGGATGTGGTCACCTAG